From one Geoalkalibacter halelectricus genomic stretch:
- a CDS encoding tetratricopeptide repeat protein, with protein MARTNFFQIILFLVAGLLLWAAPVAAQSPGALVLGMAKEEGVGAVRITLHLSARTTPQVAISGQRVDLTLSNAALGTNVQGLPEDASLIRVLFINRRGDLVVSHLFRRPPARAEAVYDRGRNQVVLEVFWDEADAARRTAIAPRLGGSLMVQADGATGQRKRHSRYAGDWRRFFADYETPLRFELQPLYSLPALEALAPLEPNAAGEFTATLNAALELGHGGDWRGALEILRQVPNAALKGAAREQFELLTGEALARTGAMQEARRRLKELVEGRAGVVLEARARYLAAYAQAAGGDPHGALFQLSQARMVLAEDDPLAARVGLLEAEIQLGMGRDAQALVLLESLSLEGGTDDLRRLARAAALSGVGRHEEALELFEALQARYGELRHAFAVERLARSHYALQRFAEAAQAYASLAGLSAGEPAQGLAVFAQAQANWRSGDAREARILLDRVLVAFPDSQGGPRATLKLIDLAVIRGEDKSLVWAIMDYGRLAEEAPERGLREEAAFKQALALHLGHDNRRSVTVLEQFIRNYFSGTLRGEAEALLGELLPPVIDELIAAEEYLQALVLVERHREILLDHRIDWDFLKRLAGAFRDMELLGRAARVYLFMLDNNREPGREQGLYLPLVRVLLERGQYESVREYARRYAREYPRGADRAEVLLIEARALKVAGRREEAAALLSAPERPAGVELDRLGGQLNFQLGRYPQAIDCLKRLVAQPAGVFSAEEHLLLAEALYRAARHAEALEHFEALRTQAQTADQAAYRCAQIHLHQGDRVLALKLLRQLVDEGSSDLWRRLGQEKIAVLAL; from the coding sequence TTGGCTAGAACTAATTTTTTTCAAATCATTCTTTTCCTGGTCGCCGGCCTGCTTTTGTGGGCGGCGCCGGTCGCGGCCCAGTCGCCCGGGGCCCTGGTGCTGGGCATGGCCAAGGAGGAAGGGGTCGGCGCCGTGCGCATCACCCTGCACCTCTCGGCGCGGACCACGCCACAAGTAGCGATTTCGGGTCAGCGCGTCGACTTGACCCTGAGCAATGCCGCCCTGGGGACCAATGTTCAGGGCCTGCCCGAGGATGCCAGCCTGATCCGCGTGCTGTTCATCAACCGCCGTGGTGACCTGGTGGTGTCCCATCTGTTCCGGCGGCCGCCGGCGCGCGCCGAGGCGGTTTACGACCGCGGCCGCAACCAGGTGGTGCTCGAGGTGTTTTGGGACGAGGCGGACGCCGCCCGGCGTACCGCCATCGCGCCGCGCCTGGGCGGCTCCCTGATGGTGCAGGCCGACGGCGCGACCGGGCAGCGCAAGCGCCATTCGCGCTACGCCGGCGACTGGCGCCGCTTTTTTGCCGATTATGAAACGCCCCTGCGCTTCGAGTTGCAGCCGCTCTACTCCTTGCCGGCCCTGGAGGCGTTGGCACCCCTGGAGCCAAACGCGGCCGGGGAATTCACCGCGACCCTCAACGCGGCCCTGGAACTTGGCCATGGCGGAGACTGGCGGGGCGCTCTGGAGATTTTACGCCAGGTGCCCAATGCAGCCCTGAAGGGTGCGGCACGGGAACAATTCGAACTTCTAACCGGCGAGGCCCTGGCGCGCACCGGCGCGATGCAGGAGGCGCGCCGCCGTCTCAAGGAACTCGTCGAGGGGCGCGCGGGAGTGGTCCTGGAGGCGCGGGCGCGCTATCTGGCTGCCTACGCGCAGGCCGCCGGCGGCGATCCCCATGGCGCGTTGTTTCAACTCAGCCAGGCGCGTATGGTGCTCGCCGAGGACGATCCCCTGGCGGCGCGCGTCGGTCTGCTTGAGGCGGAGATCCAGCTGGGCATGGGGCGCGATGCCCAGGCCCTGGTCCTCCTCGAGAGTCTGAGCCTGGAGGGCGGCACCGACGATCTGCGCCGTCTGGCGCGCGCCGCCGCCCTAAGCGGCGTCGGTCGTCATGAGGAAGCCCTGGAGCTGTTTGAGGCATTGCAGGCCCGCTACGGCGAATTGCGCCACGCCTTCGCCGTGGAGCGCCTGGCGCGCTCTCATTACGCCCTGCAGAGATTTGCCGAGGCGGCGCAGGCCTATGCCAGCCTCGCCGGCCTGAGCGCGGGCGAGCCCGCTCAGGGGTTGGCCGTCTTCGCCCAGGCGCAGGCAAACTGGCGTTCCGGCGATGCCCGCGAAGCACGGATACTGCTCGATCGGGTGCTGGTCGCTTTCCCCGACAGCCAGGGCGGACCCCGCGCGACGCTCAAGCTGATTGACCTGGCCGTGATTCGCGGCGAGGACAAGAGTCTGGTGTGGGCCATCATGGACTACGGGCGCCTGGCCGAGGAGGCGCCCGAGCGCGGGCTGCGCGAGGAAGCGGCCTTCAAGCAGGCCCTGGCCCTGCATTTGGGCCATGACAACCGGCGTAGCGTGACGGTGCTCGAGCAATTCATCCGCAACTACTTCAGCGGCACCCTGCGCGGCGAGGCCGAGGCCCTGCTCGGTGAGCTGCTGCCGCCGGTGATCGACGAGCTGATCGCGGCCGAGGAGTATTTGCAGGCCTTGGTGCTGGTCGAGCGCCACCGCGAGATCCTGCTCGATCACCGCATCGATTGGGATTTTCTCAAGCGCCTGGCCGGAGCGTTTCGCGACATGGAACTGCTCGGGCGCGCCGCCCGGGTGTATCTGTTCATGCTCGACAACAACCGTGAACCCGGGCGCGAACAAGGCCTTTACCTGCCCCTGGTGCGGGTGCTGCTGGAGCGCGGCCAGTATGAATCCGTCAGAGAATACGCACGGCGCTACGCGCGCGAATATCCGCGCGGCGCCGACCGGGCCGAGGTGCTGCTCATCGAGGCGCGCGCCCTCAAAGTCGCGGGACGCAGGGAGGAGGCCGCCGCCCTGCTCAGCGCGCCGGAGCGGCCCGCGGGCGTCGAACTCGATCGACTCGGCGGGCAACTCAATTTCCAACTGGGGCGCTACCCCCAGGCCATCGACTGCCTCAAGCGCCTGGTGGCGCAGCCCGCGGGTGTGTTTAGCGCCGAGGAGCATCTGCTGCTAGCCGAGGCCCTCTATCGGGCGGCACGGCACGCGGAGGCCCTGGAGCATTTCGAGGCCCTGCGGACCCAGGCACAGACCGCCGACCAAGCCGCCTACCGCTGCGCGCAGATCCATCTGCACCAGGGCGACCGAGTCCTGGCTCTTAAGCTTTTGCGCCAATTGGTCGATGAGGGCAGCAGTGACCTCTGGCGACGCCTGGGTCAGGAAAAGATCGCGGTTCTGGCTCTGTGA